A DNA window from Treponema sp. J25 contains the following coding sequences:
- a CDS encoding sugar ABC transporter permease, translated as MKKKSAYALRKEMSSWLFLLPHLALFLLFIVIPLVINGVISFYNWSLLGNKSFIGFGNFVRIFTDDKFWLAVKNTVVFAIISFPLVIIVGLLFASLLNQNIYGKLWILVALVSPTFFGSVGILTTWKWIFASHPGGLANYYLHKLGIISQTVSWFENTSRAWAIIIFVTVWWIVGFSVLLYLGALRRIPKEQYEAAELDGAGPWLRFIHVTLPWIRNVLFFDVVRQVLLAFGLFDQVYFFTGGGPAGSTRTMVHYLYSTGINVQALGRAAAISWYIFAVVLIFALIQLFGLTRSIKNAEEM; from the coding sequence ATGAAAAAGAAATCGGCTTATGCCCTTAGGAAAGAAATGAGTTCCTGGTTGTTTTTGTTGCCCCATCTGGCGCTATTCCTCCTTTTTATAGTAATTCCTCTTGTGATAAACGGCGTTATTAGTTTTTATAATTGGAGTCTTTTGGGAAATAAATCTTTTATAGGTTTTGGAAATTTTGTCAGAATTTTTACGGATGATAAATTCTGGCTTGCGGTAAAAAATACGGTTGTTTTCGCGATTATTAGTTTCCCCTTGGTGATTATAGTGGGGCTTCTTTTTGCTAGTCTCTTAAATCAAAATATTTACGGGAAATTGTGGATCCTTGTGGCTTTGGTATCGCCGACCTTTTTTGGTTCTGTGGGAATTCTTACTACCTGGAAATGGATCTTTGCATCCCATCCAGGGGGCCTTGCAAATTACTATTTGCACAAGTTAGGAATTATTAGTCAAACGGTCTCCTGGTTTGAAAATACTAGTCGGGCGTGGGCTATCATTATTTTTGTTACCGTATGGTGGATTGTTGGTTTTAGCGTTCTTCTCTATTTAGGAGCATTGCGACGGATACCCAAAGAACAATACGAGGCTGCAGAGTTGGATGGAGCAGGTCCCTGGCTTCGTTTTATTCATGTTACCTTGCCATGGATTCGGAATGTTCTCTTTTTTGATGTGGTTCGACAGGTTCTTTTAGCCTTTGGTCTTTTCGACCAAGTGTATTTCTTTACGGGCGGGGGCCCAGCAGGTAGTACCAGAACGATGGTCCATTACCTGTATTCTACCGGAATTAATGTACAAGCATTAGGAAGAGCTGCGGCTATTTCCTGGTATATTTTTGCGGTGGTTCTTATATTTGCATTGATTCAACTTTTTGGTTTAACCCGTTCTATAAAAAATGCGGAGGAGATGTGA
- a CDS encoding extracellular solute-binding protein, translating into MKIFQRAMLGCLCTVLSVSLFAEGQKDTGKKTTGGGKTQITFMTPLSGADGAYMDKIIQAFNAANPDVEVTHLVVGASTEYKQKFSTGVATKTAPEVLLIRKFDMPLYLDQFSGFTKDELKKYGIDVNDIYPNLLSGLEYKGKLIGIPLDVWIFYMAYNKANFRKAGLDPEKPPYTREEFVKAMEALVKVTPKGVTPYYENMNWTWIWTHLLWQFGGDLLTPDFKAPAFQKAGVEVLKFLLELQQKNIIPSGIVDPGPAFESGDASVLITGIWTINSWKNLLGKDFGYAVAPQLGTTKAVFGGSHVIALTDTMLKDAKKKEAAMRWVKYLWDHMIDWYAAGQTPSRKSIAEGKELKEKLPHIWTVAQQVQYVKSFQMFPYISEVQDEIAVYLEDCLFTKKLSPEEAMDKAAKAVQTILNDYWATH; encoded by the coding sequence ATGAAGATATTTCAACGGGCAATGTTAGGTTGTTTGTGTACGGTTTTATCGGTTAGTCTTTTTGCTGAGGGGCAGAAAGATACTGGTAAAAAAACAACAGGCGGGGGTAAAACCCAGATTACCTTTATGACTCCTCTTTCAGGGGCCGATGGGGCATACATGGATAAGATTATCCAAGCCTTTAATGCGGCAAATCCTGATGTGGAGGTAACCCATCTTGTGGTAGGAGCTTCTACGGAGTATAAGCAAAAGTTTTCTACCGGTGTGGCTACCAAAACTGCCCCAGAGGTTCTTTTGATCCGAAAATTTGATATGCCCTTGTATCTGGATCAGTTTTCTGGATTTACTAAAGATGAGTTAAAAAAATATGGGATCGATGTAAATGATATCTATCCTAATCTTCTTTCAGGACTTGAGTATAAAGGTAAATTGATAGGAATACCCCTCGATGTTTGGATTTTCTACATGGCGTACAACAAGGCGAATTTCCGTAAAGCAGGTCTTGATCCAGAGAAACCCCCGTATACAAGGGAGGAATTCGTAAAAGCCATGGAAGCTCTGGTAAAAGTAACGCCAAAAGGGGTTACTCCTTACTATGAGAACATGAACTGGACCTGGATTTGGACCCATCTTTTGTGGCAGTTTGGGGGAGACCTCTTAACTCCCGACTTTAAGGCTCCGGCTTTCCAAAAGGCGGGTGTAGAAGTGCTGAAATTCTTGCTCGAACTCCAGCAGAAAAATATTATTCCTTCGGGAATTGTTGATCCAGGTCCTGCTTTTGAATCGGGAGATGCTTCCGTACTTATTACCGGCATTTGGACAATCAATTCCTGGAAGAACCTGTTAGGGAAAGATTTCGGATATGCAGTCGCCCCGCAGCTAGGTACCACCAAAGCCGTATTTGGGGGATCCCATGTTATTGCGCTCACCGATACTATGCTGAAGGATGCAAAGAAAAAAGAAGCAGCCATGCGCTGGGTAAAATACCTTTGGGATCATATGATTGACTGGTATGCCGCAGGTCAAACTCCGTCTCGTAAGTCTATTGCAGAAGGGAAGGAACTGAAAGAGAAGCTTCCTCATATTTGGACAGTAGCTCAACAGGTTCAGTATGTGAAATCTTTCCAGATGTTCCCCTATATATCGGAAGTTCAGGATGAAATAGCGGTGTATCTCGAAGATTGTCTCTTTACTAAAAAATTGAGTCCCGAAGAAGCAATGGACAAGGCTGCTAAGGCGGTACAGACTATTCTGAATGATTACTGGGCAACCCACTAG